Genomic segment of Falco cherrug isolate bFalChe1 chromosome W, bFalChe1.pri, whole genome shotgun sequence:
tttttgcaagacctagttgtatttttctgtaagtatATGGCAAAGGTGTGGTTGTCTTCATCTTCACTGAACCATTAACTATTTAACGGGTAGAAGAGAAATGCTATTGAGTCACAGAAGTTGAGTAGTAATCTTTAATGCCATTGGTGCTATTTAGCTGGATTTCCatccttattctttttttatatccACTTTTTCTTGCCTCTGCTTTCTGTCACAGCCTCTTTATGAAACAATATGGGAGCAACAAAAATTGTTGTACATCTACTGATTTGTGTTGCTTGGAAAAGCTTGGTTATAACACTGTTGAATTTTAGCCAAGACAGATAATAGCAAGACTAGTACACAAAGTTAAAAATTTGCTTCTGATATTTGATTTCAGGTTTATAATGTAACTATTCTTATCTAAGtaaaacctgttcttatttctttttttttcttcttcttttcactCTTTGTTGCAGCTACTACCCTGGCCAATGTGAATGGGTATATTGCCCTGGAGATGCCATATCTTCTGTTGCAACATTTGagaagaacacaggaaaaatatttgtatatgaTGAATGAGGAAATAACCAGCCTCTTCATGTTTTTTATAAACTCCAtatattctctctttttcagaTACAATTAAGCCCTGCCTACAAAGTAGTAGTGTCTTCTGCTAAATCTGGAATGATTGAGTACTGGACTGGTACTTCTCATGAATATAAATTTCCCAAGAATGTGAAGTGGGAGTATAAATCAGATATTGATCTATATGAATTTGCTAAATGCAAGGCTTACCCATCCAgtataaattttcctttttttattttttttttaatttttttttttatggggaAGGTCATTAAAGTCTTTGATAAATCTCTGAGTGTGACTTTGgtcttgcttctctttttctctacTTATTTGAATTTATTCACTAGCATATTCATCTACATTATCATCTGTTTCTAAAGCTGAGCTTTATTGctatatttttcttgcagaaaaggttttacatgttttcttctttgctgcttGTATTGCTTTGCCCCAAAATTAATTCTTACTAATTTATGTTAGTTATGCAGTTAAAACCAAGTTGTTGATTTTCATCTGTGTGTTCGTACTGCTAGATTCTTTTTAACTAGAAAGCAATTAGGGAAAACGCCCATTTCCAATAacataataatgaaaagaattaaatttgTAATCTTCTAAGAACTTTTAGACAGTTacacacttttctttctttgcttgagCCTACTACTGCAACATGCCTATTAGgtcattaaaataaactattatttgtatttattttaattcttcagatGAGTTTGAGTGGAGTAGTCTCActtgatttctgtattttctaagCATGTGAATTGATGTTTTGCTGGGTCAAAAGtttgaaatatgtttatataatagtgactggtttttttctttagatgaGGCAGCAACTACCAGACATGGAGTCTGGCTGATGCATGGCAGCTGAGCATGAGCTGGAGAAAGTGGACACAGTAAgattaattaatataatttttgaTGAAACTGGACGCTTCATTCTCTATGGGACAGTGTTGGGCATTAAGGTCATAAATGTAGAGACTAACAGATAAGTTCCAGTGAGATATATGGggataaatatatttgtttcaaaGTCTATATTCAGTTAAATTTACAGTATATTTAAAACTTGATATGACTGTGGGTGTctctaatattttttgttgttatttagAAGCCTTAAATTAGACTGTAGATAAGATGTTCCCATGCTTATTAATGAGTCATTGCAGTTTAAAGCTTAGTAAAATGAGGAGAAAATATGGCAAGcatatttgtattaaaaatgtgtcaTTGATTCATCTCTGGCTAACTGGATGTAATAACAAAGTAAATGTGGATCACATGGTTGGGATTTTATTGGGTAGGAGGCTGACTAGTAAATTATGTAGCAAGTCTGAATAGAGAAGCATTATAAAACCAattagtaaaaattattttgagaggCTTTTGGAATTTTGCTTTGAGTCTCTTGCAGTCAGAAAGGAGACATTCTCTGACTGAGCAGCTAACAGTAGTTCCAACTTTTTACATCTTGTAATTCAGATATATTCATATCTTGGGAAAACAAGAGAACATCAGAGTGATGCAACTAGCTTTGTTCCAAGAAGTAGCAAAGAAACATTGTGCTGTAATCACTATAGAGATGAAGGCATCTGAAAGCCCTGTTCTCCAAAATATCCAGGCAGATGACAGTAATTTgcatggctttttaaaaaaatagattttacatGTTGTATGTGGTTTCTCTTTAAGTAACTCCATTTTTGTAttgatgttttttctgtattattttttaatttcctccttgggcatttccagctttttgtcttgtttGCAAATGCAACTTTTCCAGAGGCATCCCTTTAAATTGCAAGTATTTTCTAGAATGTTTAGCTTGAACAAGCATAAATTGACTAGGAATAGCTTtgtagtctttatttttttcactgttgctcaagcagttaaaaaaacTTGGTATATTTTTGGCTAAATTATAGTTCTCTGAGAAGGATATAGGCTTTTGTTCTAGATTAAGaatcttaaagaagaaaaaaaacaaccaacaaaaaaacccaaaccctaagCAGATCTTATACTGTTAAAGAAACAATAATTAACtgtatgtataaaatatataataaaaataattaaatttggAGTAGCATCAGGACTCAGTAGAACTAAGTGCATTATGGGTAAGCAATAGACAGGAGTCTTCTTCCTACTCACAATTTAGATTTTAGATGAGATGCAATGAATAAGCCAAAGAGACAAGTAATTCTGGAGTAGCTATTAGTTGATATGGGATGTAATCACCATGGAGGTTAGAGGTCAGTCTGTCTGTTGTTACTTGTGCTTGAATTTGAATGTGTTTTCAGTTGGAGCAAGATAGTACACTTTCTAAACCTTTGTGTGGTTAGTATATAATGGAATATACCATTTTGAACAATTTGACAAGTAAGGAAGAAAAGTTAGACAAACTCTAGAAACATTACTCACTGTTAGAGAAAACATGACTATATGGCAAATGAACGCATGCAGAAAATTAGTGATTGTCTTGATACATAAGTGTACTCACTTATGTGGATGCTTGTGTACTCTGATATTTATTGTATGGCTTCCTCCTTTAAGTAGTActataaaaatttaatttctgagatttctcctgtttttagttaaatttgcttttttttctatagtTTTTTATTAATGCAATATTGGAATAAGAGGATTTAGTTTGACTTTGCAGTGAAATCAAAAGTTTTGTGATGAAACCTGCccattttttctgaattgaaTGCACTGACATTCTCCactcctttttaaagaaaatatgctgAATTACTGTGGGCTTTCTgttgaaaaggggaaaaagtttAGAAGATAACAGAGATTATAAAAAGTTAATTGGATTCACATGCAATTGCATTGCAATTTGTGACTGGAAATGCTGATAACACACAACACTGAAATCCAAGGATACTATCTATGAATTCTCTGCCCACATTTCAAATCTAGTGGGTGTTTAGCAGGTTGAATAATCACACTGATGTCTCAGGCATGGAGCAGTATgtaatacaaggaaaaaagaaaaccaattaccttcttttgttcttcagtttgtATCTTCTGGTTCACATTTAGTGAAGAGTGCAGATTCTGACAGAGATGTATTTAATGAGAAACCTTCTAAAGAAGAGGTCATGGCAGCTACTCAGGCAGAAGGGCCCAAAAGAGTTTCAGACGGTGCCATCATCCACAGAAGCATGGGAGATATTAATATCAAACTTTTTCCTGTTGAGTATGTACCTGGTAGCTTTTCtgttattctgtttttctttcctcctatgttttttttggtggcagTATCCAAGATTTACGTTCCAAGCAAGGAATAGTTCTTCCCCTTTTTCTAATGTCCTTGTTTCCTGACAGTTTCTTAATGTATCAAGCTAGGAATGTAACTATTGACAAACACAAATAGAGTAAAAATAGGTCTAAGTAACAGTAGGGacacagttttggtttttttaattattttgggtttttttctaaaattattgCTTCAGGGGGcttattcttttcttaacttttgATCTTTCTCTAAATTGTAAATGTGGATAGGTCATGATGCTCTTCTGTGTAAGCTACATATTATTGTAAAGCAATGCTGTTGGATTCCATCTTGAAAGAGAATGATGTTGGCCGCAGCAGTAGTAGATTTGGGAGTAGATCTGTGTAAGCCAGAGGAGTAGTAGAGCTTGCAACTTCCAAATGTGGCCATCATGCTACATTTTATGTTATTGCAGCCCCTTCAAGACCAATGTAAAATTTATACCAGTGTATAACATTTAGTACTGTGTATATCCAAAAACAGGTATATAATTGAAAAGTTTTATGCATGACTATTGGTAAAGTTCTTGTATCAGTATCTCTCCTTTGTGATGTTActaaatgcaaagattttgtTGTGAGACAGTAGATTTATATATTATTGCTATACATTGAAACTTGAACCATTTAAGTGCAGTCCATGTTTCTTCAAAAACAAGTTCATGTTTTCTCAGAAACACAGGCAAAGCAACACAACCTCAATTCTACCCTGTAGGGCTGCTAGTCTTTCATTGCTCTCTTCACCAATGTCTCTTTGCATCAAGCCCTAGTTCCTGGAATTCATAACGGTAATATGTAGGTTGCAGTAATGGTACAGCCCTTACCAGTGAGTGACAGGCCAAGCTACATTATTTctgacatatatatatacttttttttttaattctcatgCCAGCGTGCCAGTATATTTGCATGCATGGTATTGCTAGGTATTGCTAGGTGCTGCACTGCAATGTTTTGtatgcaattttaaattaaatacaatattAATAGTCTTGGTTATTGTTAGGTTTGTCCTTTCTTGTTCTAGTATTTCCTCCCAGCTgagctttgaaatgaaaatctcTAAAATGAATGTGATGAAAAATTAGAGCATAGAGGATGTGGCTTTGTATGCCCTTTAAAACTTTGGCCATATGCTTATGGAGTAAAGTTGTGAATGACTACTTTTATACTGCTCAGCAGGAACTGGGATTATAATCTTGTCTGTTCCATTAGTTATGCCATTGGTGCTCTATTTCATGAGATACTTTAGAATATCACTAAACCCAAGCTAATGTTCCTTGCCACAGCTAAAGTAACTGTAGCTATGGACTCTGGCTATTTTCTAGTTTTCTGGGAAAATGTGTGTGACTGCATAAACCTGTCTATGTAGATCTACTCTGGCTACTAATCCATTTTCTAAAACCAgtggaaaagaaatcacaaagaATTTTCACTCTGGTAGCAAATCTctcagaagtaaaataaaataaaaaaaaatagaatcaaGTCACAAACATAAatgggttgtttggtttggttgggtgtttttcccttttcattctATCAATGGTAATATTCTACCTCTTCACCCTGATTCCAAACAATGTTTGTCAGTAGTTTCAGAAGAGGATAATTGACTCTGCTGACTGCAAAATTGttctataatttaaaatattgtatttttagtattttacttCTTGTATGCAGCACTGGATATCTTACATATATAGCTTAATAGAATTATAGAGGTAAAAGAATGAACACCTTTCTGGTTATGGAGCATAGATTCCTTAATTGGTTTTGTAAATATacaatatgtaattaaaaagctggagaaggaacaTTTAATCACTGGTGCCTTGAGCTAGGCTTTGAGGAAATAGATTTGGATCCTGACCCTGTTGCTCCCTAACCTTGTTGCTCCCTTCCTGTGTAATCATGCAACTTAGTACTCCTCTCAAGATATTACTTCCAGCTCAGTTTGAGGAGatgggggtttggttttttccttatttgatGAAAGCCCTTTTTACAGTGTGCTGAAAAATTTCTCAGTACAACAGGATCTGAGTCTCAACTAAAATCTTTATGGTCTTGATACAATACaactaaatatttattgtagcctgaattttctgttacatGATTTTAGGTGCCCCAAAACAGTGGAAAACTTGTGTGTGCACAGcagaaattattattacaaTGGACACACATTTCATTATATCATCAAGGTAACTtgtaaaaaaagttaatttctttgttGGTTTAAATAATGTACCTTTTTGGTCAGTCCTCTCTTAACCCTTTACATTTACCTTTTGCACAAAGGATTTCTGGAATGGCTTCTGAGTTCCCTGTAAAGTCTGAACAGCTCTGAGGTTCTAAAGAACTTTATCACTTAATGAAGTTGTTGTCGGTTGCAGGACAACTATTAAGGTGGAAGAGATCtgaaaattaagagaaagaTTAATTTGGCAATCCTAATTGAATTAGGACTTCATTTCATGTCAGAATGGCATTTCATGTGAGGCTTCTTATTTCTGTTCTACCAGAATCAAGTTGATACAGCCTAAGTGTTTGCAGAAGGTACAGATAGTCAGGTTTCTGTCCTTCACTAGCAGGAACAGTGAGTAATCTCTTTTTACAAGTACTTGATTTTCACTTAAGGAAGCCTCAAATGCTTTGTCCCTTATGTAAAGAACAGATATATTGAAAATTGCCTTAAACATTGCTTGGCGCACAAATTCAAGTGGAACTGGTGCAAAAAGCAGTTCTGCTCAGATTGGAGAGGAACTGAAACGAGCTGTTGCAGCAAAGTGAGCTGCTGTTGCCTAACTTGGTAACCACAAGGTGGTACAGGATGGAATGGCTTTAGGTCTCACAAAGGTGAGATCTAGCTAGCACTTCCTGGAAGAAACTGCTGTGGTAACATAAGGCAACtgcagaagaatggctgcagaagcatggctttagaatctctgaagatctgcacaatccaggcctggtattagaataggcctgtaatcagaattgtactgaagttgctgtgctgaagttaacaagaaaggtagccttgagctattcttgaatcctgagaccaagtaattatgttgtgccaacaggccgtggctctaacaagatacagctgctgggaaagcaggtgcagggccaagaaagatagggagcggtatgggaatatagggagtaacaaactacaaggctgaagcatagcaacacaattagctacatggatagaatgcttattttagtcatgataattaggggtgtgagaaccgcgcgcgtttagagactactaaccaattatatttctgctttacgaatatgcatgtgtatcggttctatataagtgGCAACTACTCATGTGCACAGCAGGGGTTGCCTAAACCCCTCACGACCACTGATGAGGACCCCCTGCGACCACTGCTCACACGTTGAGCTTCCGTCAGTGAAAGCTCAGGTGGGACCCCCACCACCAAGACAGCCAGGGTGAAGAGGACCAATTGGATGCTGCTGGATCCACAGATCCATGGGTGGTGAtatctctcttctctctctctcttcctctcctctctctctttt
This window contains:
- the LOC129734614 gene encoding peptidylprolyl isomerase domain and WD repeat-containing protein 1-like; translation: MRGNLAREGGDWQQSMGQRRSKIQLSPAYKVVVSSAKSGMIEYWTGTSHEYKFPKNFVSSGSHLVKSADSDRDVFNEKPSKEEVMAATQAEGPKRVSDGAIIHRSMGDINIKLFPVECPKTVENLCVHSRNYYYNGHTFHYIIKGFMIQTGDPTSTGMGGESIWGREFEDEFHSTSLNKWGLRSVHHTLSLLLLPPHALPVSAWNPSHRRQSFTSFTNMGPSHRVQFL